A stretch of DNA from Sphingomonas ginkgonis:
CGGCAACCATGTCGCCGCCACCCCCAAGCATTTTCTCGCCGACGGCGGCACTCTCGGCGGCAAGGACCAGGGCGACGCCCGGATCTCCGAAGCCGAGCTGATCGCCAAGCATGCCCAAGGCTACCCCGCCGCGATCAACGCCGGCGCGCTCACCGTCATGGTCAGCTTCTCCTCCTGGAATGGCGAGAAGAACCACGGCAACCAGTCGCTGCTGACCGGCGTCCTCAAGGGCCGGATGGGCTTCAAGGGCCTGCTGGTCGGCGACTGGAACGCCCATGGCCAGGTCGAGGGCTGCACCACCATCCATTGCCCCGCCGCCTACAATGCCGGGCTCGACCTGTTCATGGCACCCGACAGCTGGAAAGGCCTTTACGAGAACACCATCGCCGACGTTCGCGCCGGGCGCGTCCCGATGGCGCGGATCGACGATGCAGTGCGCCGCATCCTCCGGGTCAAGGCCAAGCTCGGATTGCTCGACGGCCGCCCGGTCCGCGACGTTCCCGCCGAGCTCGGCAGCGAGGCGCACCGGGCCATCGCCCGCGAGGCTGTCGCCAAGAGCCTCGTCCTCCTCAAGAACAACGGCATTCTCCCGGTGAAACCCGGCGCCCGCGTGCTGGTCGCGGGTGACGGCGCCGACAACATGGCCAAACAGGCCGGCGGCTGGACCATCACCTGGCAGGGCAGCGACACCAGCAAGAAGGATTTCCCCAACGGCCGGACGATCTGGGACGGGATCAGCAGCGCGGTCCGGGCCAGCGGCGGCAGCGCCGAGCTCGCCGCCGACGGCCGTTACGGCCAAAAGCCCGATGTCGCTATCGTCGTGTTCGGCGAGCCGCCCTATGCCGAGTTCCAGGGCGACATCGCCACGCTCGCCTACCAGCCGCAGGCACAGACCGATCTCGCGCTGCTCAGGCGCCTCAAGGCCGCCGGGATCCCGGTGGTCTCGGTCTTCCTGTCCGGCCGCCCGCTGTTCACCTCGGCCGAGATCAATGCCTCCGATGCGTTCGTCGCCGCATGGCTCCCCGGCACGCAGGGCGACGGCGTCGCCGACGTGCTGGTCTCCGCGCGCGGCGGCCGCCCGACCCGCGACTTCACCGGCCGACTGCCTTACGCCTGGCCGCGCGACGCGCGCTCGCCGGTCGTCAATCCGCTGTTCGCTCGCGGCTACGGTCTCAGCTACGCCAAGCCGGGCCGGGTCGGACCGCTCGCGGAGACGCCCGGCATCGATCTTTCGCAGGCGCTCAACGTCGAGAGCTATTTCGATCGCGGCCAGACGCTCGCGCCCTGGGCAATGACCCTGGTCGATGCCAACGGATCGCGGCCGGTCCGCGGCGCCGCCTCGGCGAGCCCGCTCTCGCTGGTCCGCGCTCGCCCGGTCGATGTCGCCGCGCAGGAGGATTCGCTCGCGATCGAGTGGACCGGCCCCGGCGCAGTCTCGATCGACGGACCCGAAGCGGACCTCGACCGCCAGCTGACCGGAGCCTTCGGGCTCCAGGCCGACATGATCGTCACCCGCCCGGCGAGCGCGGCCGTCACGCTCGGCGTGGCCGGCCAGGCGCTCGACGCGAGCGCCGCGCTCGGCAAGGCCGGTCCGGTCCACCTGCTGGTGCCGCTGCGCTGCTATGCCGACCGCGGCGCCAACTTCCGCGCGGTGCGCACCCCGGTCCAGATCCAGTCGAGCGGCGCGTTCGGGCTTACTATCCAGCGGCTGAAGCTGGTTCCGATCGGCGCGCCGACGCCTTGCCTGCCGGCGCCGCGCGGCTAGCGGCAGCCTACTCGGCGGCGATCGCCAGGCCCTCGTCGACGTCGGGCTGCTGCTCGGCGTCGACCCCGGCCTCGAGAGCCGCCTCGTCAGCGGCGAGATCGGCGGCGTCGGCCTCGGTAATCCCGAACCGCGCCGCCACGTCGGGCGCGAAGCGCAGCAGGTCGGGCCGCAGCCGAAGCAGGCTCAGGTCCTTCGACTTGCCCTCCAGCATCACGTCGAACACCAGTCCTTCCGCCGTCCGCATGAAGGTCGCGAACTCGAATGGGTTGGTGAAGTCGGCGTGCCCGGTCCAGATCGGCGGGCGGAGCACCGTTTTGACCCGCGCGGTCGCCTTGACCGGTCCCTTGAGCAGCGCCTTGGACTTGCTCGCCTTGCCGGCCTTCGCCGCCTCGCGCTGCTTGGGCGTGATCTTCTGTTTCAGCTCGCGCATCTCCGTCCGCGGTGAGGAGAAGTGCAGCTTGGGCCGCACCCCGTTCGGCCAGGTTGCCATGAACTTCTCGAGCGTGTCGCGCAGGTCCAGTCGCTCGGGGTTCAAGCACCAGAAGTGCTGATAGTCGAACACGAGCCGGACTCCGGTGCGTTCGTGGATCCACAGCGCGTCGGCGGCGGAGAAGCGGATGTCGTCATTCTCCAGCACCAGCCGGCGGCGGACATGCTCGGGGCACTGGCTCCATCCATCGATCCACCGCGCCCGGCTCGCCTCGCGGTCGTCGTAGACCCCGCCGACATGGGTCACCATGACCGCCTCGTCGTCCAGTTCCATCCGGTCGAGCATCTCGGCCTGGCTCGACAGGTCCCAGATGCTCTTGCGGGTAAGCTCCGGGTCGGGCGCGTTCAGCAGCACATATTGCGACGGGTGAAAGGACAGGCGAATGCCGTAGCCCCGCGCCTTTGCCCCGAACGCACGCAGCTCCGCGTT
This window harbors:
- a CDS encoding glycoside hydrolase family 3 protein, encoding MVATKWRGATALAAVLGLGGPAAMSQAQAPALSPVAHPARWPVAASPATFTDAATESRISRMMAGMTLEQKVGQTIQGDISTMKPEDLDTYPLGSILAGGNSGPFGDERASSSKWAELVRQYRAHSRASGGIPILFGVDAVHGHSNVPGATIFPHNVALGATHDPALIQRIGAAAAAEVTASGIEWTFAPTITVPQDLRWGRSYEGFSSDPQLVASYARAMTLGLQGSLVVGRPVDGNHVAATPKHFLADGGTLGGKDQGDARISEAELIAKHAQGYPAAINAGALTVMVSFSSWNGEKNHGNQSLLTGVLKGRMGFKGLLVGDWNAHGQVEGCTTIHCPAAYNAGLDLFMAPDSWKGLYENTIADVRAGRVPMARIDDAVRRILRVKAKLGLLDGRPVRDVPAELGSEAHRAIAREAVAKSLVLLKNNGILPVKPGARVLVAGDGADNMAKQAGGWTITWQGSDTSKKDFPNGRTIWDGISSAVRASGGSAELAADGRYGQKPDVAIVVFGEPPYAEFQGDIATLAYQPQAQTDLALLRRLKAAGIPVVSVFLSGRPLFTSAEINASDAFVAAWLPGTQGDGVADVLVSARGGRPTRDFTGRLPYAWPRDARSPVVNPLFARGYGLSYAKPGRVGPLAETPGIDLSQALNVESYFDRGQTLAPWAMTLVDANGSRPVRGAASASPLSLVRARPVDVAAQEDSLAIEWTGPGAVSIDGPEADLDRQLTGAFGLQADMIVTRPASAAVTLGVAGQALDASAALGKAGPVHLLVPLRCYADRGANFRAVRTPVQIQSSGAFGLTIQRLKLVPIGAPTPCLPAPRG
- the uvsE gene encoding UV DNA damage repair endonuclease UvsE → MTDPSYPLRLGFPVKVMGRGGMKTQDTRRWQKDPHLKCSLELLDPVLDYLHREGIDMYRMSSDIAPYATHPDMPQFHSMVADSNAELRAFGAKARGYGIRLSFHPSQYVLLNAPDPELTRKSIWDLSSQAEMLDRMELDDEAVMVTHVGGVYDDREASRARWIDGWSQCPEHVRRRLVLENDDIRFSAADALWIHERTGVRLVFDYQHFWCLNPERLDLRDTLEKFMATWPNGVRPKLHFSSPRTEMRELKQKITPKQREAAKAGKASKSKALLKGPVKATARVKTVLRPPIWTGHADFTNPFEFATFMRTAEGLVFDVMLEGKSKDLSLLRLRPDLLRFAPDVAARFGITEADAADLAADEAALEAGVDAEQQPDVDEGLAIAAE